A single region of the Methanobrevibacter ruminantium genome encodes:
- a CDS encoding iron-sulfur cluster assembly protein — protein sequence MSEELALAVKDAVSVVNDPHMGVSIVEMGIVQSIAIEGSTAEIVIKPTNPGCMSVTRIAAQAKAEALKVEGIDKVKLIIEGHVMADSLNEMLNKDN from the coding sequence ATGTCTGAAGAATTAGCACTTGCTGTAAAAGATGCAGTTTCTGTAGTAAACGACCCTCACATGGGCGTAAGTATTGTAGAAATGGGTATTGTACAATCTATTGCAATTGAAGGTTCAACTGCTGAGATCGTAATTAAACCTACCAACCCAGGTTGTATGAGTGTTACCCGTATAGCTGCTCAAGCTAAAGCTGAAGCTTTAAAAGTTGAAGGAATCGATAAAGTTAAACTCATCATTGAAGGTCACGTAATGGCTGACTCTCTTAATGAGATGCTTAACAAAGATAATTAA
- a CDS encoding DUF5591 domain-containing protein, with protein sequence MKVICSSDASLYRPEVVRWRERMAMMEPLGDVVVALPCSMKKPYSNSQSHQKFRRVTKGYQEVIVTSPFGICPRELENTFPIQSYDVAVSGDWNDDEIRLAGELLRDYVGDKPVIANVEGGYEEVCREYLDNCTYVCDGGRPTSPQSIFNLREELKKYPKTKHRDRVLNELRSVAKYQFGKDAEAMITDDVVAKGRYHRTLYSNGKTVALLNRDVGLYTLNLEGGRRLAELGVHVVEIDFDLKTNSLFAPGIVNADPSILPKDEVVVVRNDEVVAVGKAVLTGREMTELRNGIGVKIRHRIKK encoded by the coding sequence ATGAAAGTTATTTGTTCAAGTGATGCGTCATTATATAGGCCTGAAGTAGTAAGATGGAGAGAGAGGATGGCAATGATGGAACCTTTAGGGGATGTTGTTGTTGCACTTCCATGCAGTATGAAAAAGCCATACTCCAACTCTCAGTCTCACCAAAAGTTCAGAAGAGTTACCAAAGGTTATCAGGAAGTAATTGTAACCTCTCCATTTGGGATCTGTCCAAGGGAATTGGAAAATACCTTCCCAATCCAATCTTATGATGTTGCTGTTTCAGGTGATTGGAATGATGATGAGATAAGATTAGCTGGGGAGCTACTTAGAGATTATGTTGGAGACAAGCCGGTAATCGCAAATGTTGAAGGAGGTTACGAAGAGGTTTGTCGTGAGTACTTGGATAACTGTACCTATGTATGTGATGGTGGCAGACCTACTTCTCCGCAATCCATTTTTAACTTAAGGGAAGAGCTTAAGAAATATCCTAAAACAAAACATAGGGATAGAGTATTGAATGAGCTTAGATCTGTTGCTAAATACCAGTTTGGAAAAGATGCTGAAGCAATGATAACTGATGATGTCGTTGCTAAAGGAAGATATCATAGAACTCTTTATTCCAATGGAAAGACAGTGGCTCTTCTCAATAGGGATGTTGGATTATACACTCTTAACCTTGAAGGAGGAAGAAGACTTGCTGAACTAGGAGTTCATGTGGTTGAAATAGACTTTGACTTGAAGACAAACTCATTGTTTGCTCCAGGTATTGTGAATGCAGATCCAAGCATTCTTCCAAAGGATGAAGTCGTTGTAGTAAGAAATGATGAGGTCGTAGCAGTTGGAAAAGCTGTCTTGACCGGTCGTGAAATGACTGAATTAAGAAATGGTATTGGAGTGAAAATAAGACATAGAATTAAAAAATAA